Within the Erigeron canadensis isolate Cc75 chromosome 6, C_canadensis_v1, whole genome shotgun sequence genome, the region GGCATGATTCAAGAGATTGAGAAATTAAGGAAACAAAAAGATGTTATGCAGCGGAGAATAGAGTTCTGCAGAGATAAAGATGCTATCGAAATGGTCACAAGATTGAATGATTTAGACTTCTCTTATAAAGAATATACTGCTCAGGAGATTAGAACAGGCACCGAAAACTTCTCAGAGAACTTTAGAATAAAATGTTTGGGTGATATCACAAACGTGTACAGTGCTCGAATCAACCATACCACAGTTGCTGTCAAGTTGTATGATTTTAACAAACGAGTCTCGGAAGAGGAATTTGACAGTAAGGTAAACAATTTTCCAAAACCAAACTATGAATAATCACTGCATGTAAAATCAAACATAAGGATTCAATTCCAACTATTTTCAAGTCATTTATTTTGGATTATTGAGTAAAAAATAGGacacaaaataaaagaaaaaaaaaaaaactggctCATCAAATCTCCAAGAATCGATTTTATTCAGAGATTTGAATTAATTTTATTGGTTTTGTTAACCTTGCCCTTTTCAACTTATAATAAGATTTAGCACTTTCAACCCACACTGGTTTCGACCCACTAAGCCTTCCTGAACCGCCCAATTTGCCACCACTAATAAAAGGTTTTCCATCTGCAGGTGAAGGTTTTATGTAGCTTAAAACATCCACATTTGGTGGCCATGCTCGGGGTCTGCAAAGAGCTAAAATGTGTAGTCTTTGAGTATATGCACCGTCACTGCTTAAGAAATGTGTTTTTCTCAAGTAGTAGGAAAATTCAAGACATAAACTGGCATGTAAGAGTCTGTATTGCAACCGAAGTTTGTTCAGGCCTAACCTTTCTCCATCTAACCAAGCCCAGACCCGTGGTTCATGGCAACTTGAGCCTAGCCAACGTCCTTTTGGACCGTAATAATGTTGCAAAATTACACGGGTTTAGGCTAGACTTTTCACATGATGAATCTGATATTAGGTCTGATATTCAAGATTTTGGGCATTTGGTGTTACAGCTTCTGTCTGGGAGAAATTGCATTGATAATCTAGATGATGTTTTCGAACAGAGGGTTGAGGAATGGCCATTAGAAGTGGGTAGGGAGCTTGGTAGAATAGCAATGAAGTGTTTAGCTAAAAAGAGTGACGAAGGGGAGTATACGAGTATGACAATGGTGATGAAAGAGATTGAAGAGGTCAAAAAGAAGGCAGATGATTTAGCAGCAGGTGTTGGATGTTCAGGAAATGAGTTTGACATGGATTTGGACGATCAAACCAGCATACCATCCTTCTTCTTTTGCCCGATATTAAAGGTATGCATCCTGTCTAAGCATTAGTGAGGTATATCACATGATAGGTAGTAGTGTAGTACTTGCATACGAGTCATATCTGGTGTTTGGATATGCATTTTAGTTTTCATCAACAGATTCCTCTGTTTTGAAACTGATTAACCAAATAATCAGTTTCATACTAATTGCAGTAAAACTGAATACATAATTTGAAAATCTTTTACTCCCATTTGACACAACTCGCTATCTCTATATGTCGGTACACAGCTAAACACAGGCAAATTGATCTTTAAAGATAAATGCAAAAACCACACCCGATAACCATTTATTGACAGACCTCTAGCAATGCTTTAGGCAATACTAAATGGGGATGTGAACTCAGAACTTCTAGACTATAGTGAAATGGTTTCAAATTTTAACCACTGCATAGTAACTGCAGTTTTGTGCGTCTAACACGACTTGTGTTGTCTGCAGGATATAATGGAGAACCCACACATAGCTTCAGATGGGTTTTCATATGAGCTCAGTGCCATAAAGCAGTGGCTAGATATGGGGCATAATACATCACCAATGACGAATTTAGAATTAGAACACCGACTTACTCCTAATCACATCCTGCGTTCCGTGATTCAAGATTGGCACAACAAAAGATCCATTCCTCTGTCATAAACCATGTGTAACTATACATTGTGTTCATTAATTGAATTGAAAAACAGATTAATGGAGATTTTTGATGTTCTATATATGAAGTAGCATGATACACAATCAATCGtaatcacttctactcaagaaTTAGCCTAAAACAGGTATGTATTACCTTTTGAATCAGCTGACCTTGGACTATTATGAATCAGCTGACCCTAAAACAGCTCATGCATTTAAGCACTTTGCCCACCTGAAAACTCGAGACACTTTAGTTGGTAATGAGTAATCATCAAGAGAAGATGGGTCTATGGACAAGTCCTCAGAAGTTGACCAACGGTATACACCACGTTCTTGTTGACTTCCAGGTACGGTGTTGTCTAGTACTATCGCCACCAAGAGTGTCACCACCATATTCATCGATAGAAGGGCATTTACTATGAAATCAAACTGAAAGAAAAGCATCACAGATAGATGTTAGATCATCTACAGTAGTCAAAAGTCCACAAACCCAACTAATGGCTACTTCTGTAATTACCTGCCTATTTCCAGACTGAATTGGCCCATCTGATGCAGCTGAGTAAGGAATGAAGTAAGCAGGCAGAATCAAGGCAGTTTCTGGTTGATACTGTTGAAAGTATGCGGGTAGAGACAAGCCCAAAAATAGCGATACACCAACTATCATCATGTTTCTGAAGCTTGCTGTGTGGGTATATCGTAATGTCGATAGTCCTAATGCCAGAATTAGGCCCCACACAAAGCACAATAATGAAGCAGCCAACGCTTGTGGTATAGAAGCAAGAATGGCACCCACTTTCCCTGATACAATTTACCATTAATAGATCAATACacctttataaaaaaagtaacaaaaatgTCACGGATGAACCATAGTCCTATCTCAAATTACCTATAAAAGAGAAGACAATTAATATAACTGCTCCAAGCTCAACAGCTCGTCTACTCGCTATCTTTGTGATGGCAATGGTGTGTGCATTTTCAGTTAAAGTTGTTGACCCGGCCCCTGAACCCCATATCCCAGCCAGTGCACTACAAAAACCTTCTAAACCAATTCCTCTACTCACAATGCCCCGTGTAGGGGGTCTTGCATTAATACACATTGACGCAGAGTAATATGTTCCAACCTGTCAACATGTGAAATCACATAAGAATACTATTTAGTGTATCTacgtatatataaaattttatggtATCGGGATACTCACGGAGTTAACTGATGCCACCAAAGACACAACAATCATGATCATGGAGGTTCTCAAATGGAAAATGGGGACACCCCATTGTAAAGGGTAAGGTATTCGAACCCAATCAGCAGTTTCCCATGCATTGGATGCATCAGTTCTGCAATGCTTCATTGTATATGCATGTTTAATGCAAGAATCCATTAACATGTTGGATACGGGTATGTCTGGGCTACATCCTTTGAAGTTGTATGCTCCGCCAGCTGTCAAGAAAAATGCATACACCCAGACGATTATAATGCTTAAAGGGACCTGTCACATTATTGCCATTGGTGTTACAGCtatgaaagaaaagaataatcaaataatttatGATGCACGTATATGTCTATATCTGCTATAACTGTAAACTTACCGCATATATTTGAAATACCCGATTTCCAAGAATAGATACTCTACGAAGGTGCTGCACAAAAGATGCAAGGCtatgttatatacttatatgatatgaaagttcAACAGAAGTTATACACTAATAAGACATTCAAGCCCATGTACATACTAGTAAAGAAAGCAAGTGTATGAATCAAACTGAAAGTCCATTACTTGTGTTGCTCACCAGGGAAAAAATAAGCACCAATAATAGCTGAGGAAGACTGATTTCTACACAACTACCAGCTTGAGGGAAAGCATAGCTGAAAAACGCCAAGCCCACAGCGGCAACAGTAGGTGCAACTACAACTGGATTTATCAACCTGAAGAGAACTTGTATTATGACAAAGACATAAAATGATCATGATAATATGTACACACACACGCATGCAATATATACCGTAGGAATAAAGACATCAAACCGCTGAACCCTAATATGCATTGAATGATCGAACTAACTATTATAGCCCCTTGTAGTTCCCTCATTATGTGTCTAAATTTCTGCACGTAAGAATATGAATCAGTGATTATAAAAGGTTGTTTAATACGGAATAAAAATTACTAAAGAATTATGTGATGTAACTTAACAAACTTACATTTTCAGTAAGATTTCGGTACTCATGAGAATTAATGATAACTAAAGCCGGAGCCAAAAAGACAAATGAACTCCCTTGAACCAATGGTAGTCGTGTCCCAAAGTATGAATGCAATATTGTGGTTAAGCCCGAAACTAACATTATTGTGGAAATTACAGTAGCTGTGTCTTTCTGTTAACAAACGATTGAAACAAGTCATAAAACTGCTTTTTGATTACTGAGCTCAAAAATATATTGCTTAGAGGAATTATAGCTCACGTCGGTTCCACCCATAGCTGGGACAATTATCAAAGGAACCAAAATCAATGAGCCGGCAAGCGAAAGGTAATGCTGCATACCGTAACACAGAAGCGGTACTGCATAATAAAATGTAACGGATATGAATTAGCAAAGGTATACAATCGATCATCATATTTGTTAAAGTATGAGTTTGAATAGGATAGTGGATCCCTACGGAATTATAACCCAACCCTTATTCCCATATTAGAAATTGGTAAATTCATATGGAATTTCAAATGATAAGTATATGATTAAGCATCATTCCACAATGTTTCAGGTACAACAGTTGCAAATACTTGTAGCTAGAGCTCCTATAGTGTAAAACTTTTATCTCTCATTCCTATCAGCTAAGATCAGAACAAAGCACGTGGCGTGTTACTGTTCTGTTTCTACTTCATATGTTCGCATTGTCCccaaaaatatcaaaacattTATTCACACAAGAACTTAGAAAGTCCTAAACAAGTAACATACATTCTTCACATAAATATTAGTGAACTAAACCATACACTATGTTAACCATTCAACATATTCAGTTAATCACTTCCCAAATTTTAGTCACTTAGTTATAAAGAATGCAAATCATAAGTCATTTATCATAAACAATATAACCATAAGTCTAGAAACAGCATCATGAAGGTGGCCTAGTGCCCTAGTTGTTGGCAAGGTGATGTAACACACATACTGATTATTTGTTTCTATTTGGTTGGTTTCGctcatatataaaagataatgaCCCATTATCACTCCCCCACATACATGATATGTGTCCCAGCTTTTTgcttatatataaactatacatacaggtttatattttttgtttgtacaCTGGAGGTTAAGTGATTTAATTATGTACCACACATACTGGTTTTGTCTGTTTACATTTAGTTCTTATTGTTTATGTaatcttgtttatgttttaCATATGCAGATACAGGGTATTGCCGTATTGATTAAGGTGTTGGTTAATGTAATCGTAACCTTTAAAAAACAATGTCAGAAACCGACCCGTCATCCATATTCTCTCAGAAAAACTCAAGACTCCCAGAAGATTCTGTCTTTTTCTCCATATTCTCAGTTTTCGTTTTCACCAGACCTTATATCCTAAAGTCCAAAAACAAATATTTCGTCTCATCTCCAGTTTCTGGACCTGCAGATCCTTCAAACACTCTCGTCATACACTGCCAACTAAAATGGTTACACGAACCCTACACTATCTGTGTCTGGACCCAAACGTTGTGTCCTTTTGCCCATCTTCTTCGAATCATATTCCACACCTTCATGGAAAGCTGAGGTATGGAGACAATCTCGAAGATGAATGGTTCGTCGTGTTTTTGCTCTTTGAGACCTTATATAAATTTCGAATCTCTCCATATGTGTTAGGGATACTGATGGTGAGTTTCTTTAAATCGAGTCTGCTTACCATCTTCCCGAGACCagtgatgagcgtccattttgtgattattttctATATCATTAGGTCGTGTTttgatgtctaaatgagttaagaaatgtgaacttttggtacttaataGAATGACATGTTATGATAGGTTCATAAGGCGTGCAAGTGAAAACAAACGTCTCTACTCAACTTAACACGAAGCCACAAGACTTTTGGACGAAGACTAGCAAGCGGAAGATGAAGAATTCAAGGGCAACATGAAGCACACGACCACgtgttagtattttgggcataacttcttcatacggaCTCTGTTTCTGACgagtaagctatccacggaaaggtgagagaaagatctacaactttcatGTTAAATCTGAAGCCTCCAGCGCCGCTCATTTCTCTCTAGCGCCGCTGGAAGTGATCCCGAAGTTTACCAGCACCGCTGGGacctcaccagcgccgctgggaacTCACCAACGCCGCTGGAAGTGCACTAGTGCCTCTGGGAGCCAGCGAGCGCCGCTGGGAAAGTCGGCCAGATCTAGGGTTTCGCattaaacctataaatacccccctAAACCCTAAGATTCGTAGCTCACTTCCTCCAGGCGACTTTGGGGGCCGTTCTAGGGTATTTTCATCATATCTAAACCCTTGTAACACCTCCATATCATCCGGAAGATCAAGCATCAATTATTCAAACAACAATCCACAATTCAATATTCATATCTCAATTAAATTCGAAGCAGTATTCGGTAAAAACAAATTAGGAGGATTCGTGGTGTTGAATTGAAGGAGCGCCCAAGAAGGATACGGACCGCGCAACTTCGCGCTATTATTAGTTTGATCTTTCTttactctttttattattgttagcgTACTTGATTGCGAGACTATTTGTTTGACAATTATCTTTatggatttatttatgattgttaggtttatttgtattgtcatgagtagctaagTAGTTTTGCATTTGtttggataatgtgatcatgCCGTGATAGTTTTTATATTAGATTGTTGAACCGTTTCTATGTTTGTCGCAGATCCATGGTTATTGAGTCAGACAAatgttattagttttcatatacaaatCGGTTTTATTGATTTGGTTAGGTCGAACTGACGTCAAGGCCTTAGGGTCAT harbors:
- the LOC122605055 gene encoding nucleobase-ascorbate transporter 11 isoform X1, with the translated sequence MESGPSSESRNKAEKQKGHKKIEPFVTQGDHNAKDLRSWAKKTGFVSMFSSEVGSSRSSGGRNVERTGGGGGGSVLPEIEPVQRMMRNSGFEIEPEVNRVRNDNEADPILLEREEDERRSKKDEFIDVKYPGGDEGEFGNGEPEMKCGIRDNPGFVPLLCYGMQHYLSLAGSLILVPLIIVPAMGGTDKDTATVISTIMLVSGLTTILHSYFGTRLPLVQGSSFVFLAPALVIINSHEYRNLTENKFRHIMRELQGAIIVSSIIQCILGFSGLMSLFLRLINPVVVAPTVAAVGLAFFSYAFPQAGSCVEISLPQLLLVLIFSLHLRRVSILGNRVFQIYAVPLSIIIVWVYAFFLTAGGAYNFKGCSPDIPVSNMLMDSCIKHAYTMKHCRTDASNAWETADWVRIPYPLQWGVPIFHLRTSMIMIVVSLVASVNSVGTYYSASMCINARPPTRGIVSRGIGLEGFCSALAGIWGSGAGSTTLTENAHTIAITKIASRRAVELGAVILIVFSFIGKVGAILASIPQALAASLLCFVWGLILALGLSTLRYTHTASFRNMMIVGVSLFLGLSLPAYFQQYQPETALILPAYFIPYSAASDGPIQSGNRQFDFIVNALLSMNMVVTLLVAIVLDNTVPGSQQERGVYRWSTSEDLSIDPSSLDDYSLPTKVSRVFRWAKCLNA
- the LOC122605055 gene encoding nucleobase-ascorbate transporter 11 isoform X2 — encoded protein: MESGPSSESRNKAEKQKGHKKIEPFVTQGDHNAKDLRSWAKKTGFVSMFSSEVGSSRSSGGRNVERTGGGGGGSVLPEIEPVQRMMRNSGFEIEPEVNRVRNDNEADPILLEREEDERRSKKDEFIDVKYPGGDEGEFGNGEPEMKCGIRDNPGFVPLLCYGMQHYLSLAGSLILVPLIIVPAMGGTDKDTATVISTIMLVSGLTTILHSYFGTRLPLVQGSSFVFLAPALVIINSHEYRNLTENKFRHIMRELQGAIIVSSIIQCILGFSGLMSLFLRLINPVVVAPTVAAVGLAFFSYAFPQAGSCVEISLPQLLLVLIFSLHLRRVSILGNRVFQIYAVPLSIIIVWVYAFFLTAGGAYNFKGCSPDIPVSNMLMDSCIKHAYTMKHCRTDASNAWETADWVRIPYPLQWGVPIFHLRTSMIMIVVSLVASVNSVGTYYSASMCINARPPTRGIVSRGIGLEGFCSALAGIWGSGAGSTTLTENAHTIAITKIASRRAVELGAVILIVFSFIGKVGAILASIPQALAASLLCFVWGLILALGLSTLRYTHTASFRNMMIVGVSLFLGLSLPAYFQQYQPETALILPAYFIPYSAASDGPIQSGNSLIS
- the LOC122605054 gene encoding putative U-box domain-containing protein 50 gives rise to the protein MEKIYVAVGNDVQEGLATLEWTLRKWSSHQISIVILHADINRDYVYTYYGKLPASYVNDESVNSLYRYEQGKLNKILDQYIAFCGKVKTETLNIEKYDEPIHKRILQLIRGLRIQKLVIGISFLKSSLKYGSLMKHIQRKKPDFCEIFLTSGGKLFFLKEENNEGFIEDDQGEMVAKLNKKKGSFRHWIVKMFPENPKSPLSSPSSSTSTNSPLLWENCAEEIETYFNQLMDSNADEEELEPMQVSTEPDIPIHLDPVQKTEFLRIKIGEARDSIHLKRSEAKESATKYSKAEWAINLCNSRAADVEARLNEEILKRGDLEKDLDCLTEKLTENRTILEQNTNKLSSTLEIQKELSKKLKSSTLAKSRSEEQLSKIIRKRGGMIQEIEKLRKQKDVMQRRIEFCRDKDAIEMVTRLNDLDFSYKEYTAQEIRTGTENFSENFRIKCLGDITNVYSARINHTTVAVKLYDFNKRVSEEEFDSKVKVLCSLKHPHLVAMLGVCKELKCVVFEYMHRHCLRNVFFSSSRKIQDINWHVRVCIATEVCSGLTFLHLTKPRPVVHGNLSLANVLLDRNNVAKLHGFRLDFSHDESDIRSDIQDFGHLVLQLLSGRNCIDNLDDVFEQRVEEWPLEVGRELGRIAMKCLAKKSDEGEYTSMTMVMKEIEEVKKKADDLAAGVGCSGNEFDMDLDDQTSIPSFFFCPILKDIMENPHIASDGFSYELSAIKQWLDMGHNTSPMTNLELEHRLTPNHILRSVIQDWHNKRSIPLS